Proteins found in one Candidatus Desulfofervidus auxilii genomic segment:
- a CDS encoding methylated-DNA--[protein]-cysteine S-methyltransferase, translating into MRNILIYNYFICEQGEFILLAFDNQLCGMILPDFKTKKAPLIKETPTFKHLKRHLGNIKLEKKRESIFKKAEKALINYFSSKFYFHLPILFIGTLFQKMVWQNILKVPYGQTITYQDLAIKSGFPKGIRAVAQACRANPLPIFIPCHRIVGKNGISGYSAGLDWKIFLLKHEGGYNG; encoded by the coding sequence ATGAGAAACATTTTAATTTATAACTATTTTATTTGTGAACAAGGAGAATTTATTTTATTAGCATTTGATAATCAATTATGTGGTATGATTTTACCTGATTTTAAAACAAAAAAAGCACCTTTAATAAAAGAAACCCCTACTTTTAAACATTTAAAGCGCCATTTGGGAAATATAAAATTGGAGAAAAAAAGAGAATCAATCTTTAAAAAAGCAGAAAAAGCTTTAATTAACTATTTTTCTTCAAAATTTTATTTTCATCTTCCTATTCTTTTTATTGGTACATTATTCCAAAAAATGGTTTGGCAAAATATCTTAAAAGTACCTTATGGACAAACTATTACTTATCAAGATTTAGCTATTAAATCAGGTTTCCCAAAAGGAATAAGAGCAGTAGCCCAAGCATGTCGTGCAAATCCTTTACCTATTTTTATTCCTTGCCACCGTATTGTAGGAAAAAACGGAATCAGTGGTTATTCTGCTGGACTTGATTGGAAAATTTTTTTATTAAAACATGAGGGAGGATATAATGGTTGA